One window of Arvicola amphibius chromosome 6, mArvAmp1.2, whole genome shotgun sequence genomic DNA carries:
- the Sfpq gene encoding splicing factor, proline- and glutamine-rich, which translates to MSRDRFRSRGGGGGGFHRRGGGGGRGGLHDFRSPPPGMGLNQNRGPMGPGPGGPKPPIPPPPPHQQQQQPPPQQPPPQQPPPHQQPPPHQPPHQQPPPPPQDSSKPVVPPGPGAAPGVSPAPPPAGSAPPANPPASGATPGPGPAPTPPPAVTSTAPGPPPPSTPTSGVATTPPQTGGPPPPPAPGAGPGPKQGPGPGPGGPKGGKMPGGPKPGGGPGMGAPGGHPKPPHRGGGEPRGGRQHHPPYHQQHHQGPPPGAPAARPEEKISDSEGFKANLSLLRRPGEKTYTQRCRLFVGNLPADITEDEFKRLFAKYGEPGEVFINKGKGFGFIKLESRALAEIAKAELDDTPMRGRQLRVRFATHAAALSVRNLSPYVSNELLEEAFSQFGPIERAVVIVDDRGRSTGKGIVEFASKPAARKAFERCSEGVFLLTTTPRPVIVEPLEQLDDEDGLPEKLAQKNPMYQKERETPPRFAQHGTFEYEYSQRWKSLDEMEKQQREQVEKNMKDAKDKLESEMEDAYHEHQANLLRQDLMRRQEELRRMEELHSQEMQKRKEMQLRQEEERRRREEEMMIRQREMEEQMRRQREESYSRMGYMDPRERDMRMGGGGTMNMGDPYGSGGQKFPPLGGGGGIGYEANPGVPPATMSGSMMGSDMRTERFGQGGAGPVGGQGPRGMGPGTPAGYGRGREDYEGPNKKPRF; encoded by the exons ATGTCTCGGGATCGGTTCCGGAGTcgcggcggtggcggtggcggcttTCACCGGCGCGGAGGAGGCGGTGGCCGCGGCGGCCTCCATGACTTCCGCTCACCGCCGCCCGGCATGGGCCTCAACCAGAACCGCGGCCCCATGGGCCCGGGGCCTGGCGGCCCGAAGCCACCGATCCCGCCTCCGCCTccgcaccagcagcagcagcagcctccgCCGCAGCAGCCCCCGCCGCAGCAACCCCCGCCGCACCAGCAGCCGCCGCCGCACCAGCCGCCCCATCAGCAACCCCCGCCTCCGCCGCAGGACTCGTCCAAGCCCGTCGTCCCTCCAGGCCCCGGCGCTGCGCCCGGAGTGAGCCCTGCGCCGCCTCCCGCCGGCTCGGCCCCGCCCGCCAATCCCCCGGCCTCCGGCGCCACGCCGGGCCCGGGTCCCGCTCCGACTCCGCCGCCCGCCGTCACATCCACTGCCCCCGGACCGCCTCCGCCATCGACGCCGACCAGCGGAGTGGCGACCACCCCGCCACAGACCGGCGGCCCTCCGCCTCCGCCCGCCCCCGGCGCCGGGCCCGGGCCTAAGCAAGGCCCAGGCCCGGGCCCAGGCGGCCCGAAAGGCGGCAAGATGCCTGGTGGGCCTAAGCCCGGAGGTGGCCCGGGCATGGGCGCTCCCGGTGGCCACCCGAAGCCACCTCACCGGGGTGGCGGGGAGCCCCGCGGTGGCCGCCAGCACCACCCGCCctaccaccagcagcaccaccagggGCCCCCTCCCGGCGCGCCGGCAGCCCGCCCAGAAGAAAAGATATCCGACTCAGAG GGATTTAAAGCCAATTTATCTCTCTTGCGGAGGCCCGGAGAAAAAACTTACACACAACGCTGTCGTTTATTTGTGGGGAACCTACCTGCTGATATCACAGAGGATGAGTTCAAAAGACTGTTTGCTAAATACGGAGAACCCGGAGAAGTTTTTATCAACAAAGGCAAAGGGTTCGGGTTCATTAAACTT GAATCTAGAGCCTTGGCTGAAATCGCCAAAGCTGAACTTGATGATACTCCCATGAGAGGTAGACAGCTTCGGGTTCGCTTTGCCACACATGCTGCTGCCCTTTCTGTTCGGAATCTTTCACCCTATGTTTCTAATGAACTGTTGGAAGAAGCCTTTAGCCAGTTTGGTCCTATTGAAAGGGCTGTTGTAATTGTGGATGATCGTGGAAGATCTACAGGGAAAGGGATTGTTGAATTTGCTTCAAAGCCAGCAGCaagaaaagcatttgaaagaTGCAGTGAAGGCGTTTTCCTACTGACAAC GACTCCTCGCCCAGTCATTGTGGAACCTCTTGAACAGTTAGATGATGAAGATGGTCTTCCTGAAAAACTGGCCCAGAAGAATCCAATGTATCAAAA GGAGAGAGAAACACCTCCTCGTTTTGCTCAACATGGCACATTTGAGTATGAATATTCTCAACGATGGAAGTCCTTAGATGAAATGGAAAAACAGCAAAGGGAACAAGTTGAGAAAAACATGAAAGATGCGAAAGATAAATTGGAAAGTGAAATGGAAGATGCCTACCATGAGCATCAAGCAAATCTTTTGCGCCAAG ATTTGATGAGACGCCAGGAAGAATTGAGGCGCATGGAAGAACTTCACAGTCAAGAAATGCAGAAACGTAAAGAAATGCAGTTGAG GCAAGAGGAGGAACGGcgtagaagagaggaagagatgatGATACGccagagagagatggaagaacAAATGAGACGCCAACGAGAAGAAAGTTACAGCAGGATGGGCTACATGGACCCA agagagagagacatgagaATGGGTGGTGGTGGAACAATGAACATGGGAG ATCCCTATGGTTCAGGAGGCCAGAAATTTCCACctttaggtggtggtggtggcataggcTATGAAGCTAATCCTGGAGTTCCACCAGCAACCATGAGTGGTTCCATGATGGGAAGCGACATG CGTACTGAGCGCTTTGGGCAGGGAGGTGCGGGTCCTGTGGGTGGACAGGGTCCTAGAGGAATGGGTCCCGGAACTCCAGCAGGGTACGGTAGAGGGAGAGAAGACTATGAAGGGCCAAACAAGAAACCCCGATTTTAG